One genomic window of Prochlorococcus sp. MIT 0801 includes the following:
- the crtH gene encoding carotenoid isomerase, which translates to MTQLSNKTKDACNWDSIVIGSGLGGLVTASQLASKGAKVLVLEQYKIPGGSGGSFKRKGFTFDVGASMIFGFGDKGYTNLLTRALKDVGQECETIPDPTQLAYHLPNQLEISVDRDYQKFITKLINLFPHEEKGIKHFYEKCWDVFNCLDSMPLLSIEDPAYLMKVFFKSPLSCLGLARWLPVNAGDVARRYIKDPDLLKFIDIECFCWSVMPADLTPMINAGMVFSDRHYGGINYPKGGVGIIAEKLVKGIKNLGGEIRYKSRVKKIIFDKENAIGVSLENNEEIFSKTVVSNATRWDTFGGQGIKNPLVETERKPTFEKKWENRYRPSPSFLSLHLGVNEDSIPANTHCHHLLLDKWEEMEKEQGVTFVSIPTLLDPALAPSGSHIVHAFTPSSMDNWDGLSNKEYLAKKKEDGDKLISKLENLFPNLSQNILHKEIGSPRTHKRFLSRNKGSYGPIPAIRLPGLLPMPFNTTKINGLYCVGDSCFPGQGLNAVAFSGYACAHKIGTKLGINKWELPE; encoded by the coding sequence ATGACTCAATTATCAAATAAAACTAAAGATGCTTGCAACTGGGATTCGATAGTTATTGGTTCCGGTCTTGGTGGATTAGTAACTGCAAGTCAACTAGCAAGCAAAGGTGCAAAAGTTCTTGTGCTGGAACAGTATAAAATTCCTGGTGGAAGTGGGGGATCATTTAAAAGAAAAGGCTTTACTTTTGATGTTGGAGCATCAATGATCTTTGGATTTGGTGATAAAGGATACACAAATTTACTAACGCGAGCTCTTAAAGATGTTGGACAAGAATGTGAAACGATTCCTGACCCAACACAATTGGCATATCATCTACCCAATCAATTAGAAATTTCAGTTGATAGAGATTATCAGAAATTCATTACTAAGCTAATAAATTTATTTCCCCATGAAGAGAAAGGAATAAAACATTTTTACGAAAAATGTTGGGATGTCTTTAATTGTCTAGATTCAATGCCTTTACTTTCAATAGAGGATCCTGCATATCTAATGAAAGTTTTTTTTAAATCACCTTTATCTTGTCTTGGACTGGCTAGATGGTTGCCAGTAAATGCCGGCGATGTTGCTAGGCGATATATCAAAGATCCCGATCTATTGAAATTTATTGATATTGAATGTTTCTGCTGGTCAGTTATGCCTGCCGACTTGACTCCTATGATAAATGCTGGAATGGTCTTTTCTGATAGACATTACGGAGGTATTAACTATCCCAAAGGAGGTGTAGGAATTATTGCAGAAAAGCTAGTGAAGGGAATTAAAAATCTGGGGGGAGAAATTAGATATAAATCAAGAGTAAAAAAAATAATTTTTGATAAAGAAAATGCCATAGGTGTTTCCCTTGAAAATAATGAAGAAATTTTTAGTAAAACAGTGGTTTCTAATGCAACAAGATGGGATACATTTGGTGGTCAGGGGATTAAGAATCCACTTGTAGAAACAGAGAGAAAACCAACGTTTGAGAAAAAATGGGAAAACAGATACAGACCCTCCCCTTCATTCTTATCTCTACACTTGGGAGTAAATGAAGACTCTATACCTGCTAACACCCATTGCCATCATCTACTTCTCGACAAATGGGAAGAAATGGAGAAAGAACAGGGAGTTACTTTCGTATCAATACCAACTCTCTTAGATCCCGCATTGGCACCTTCAGGTAGCCATATAGTTCATGCTTTTACTCCTTCTTCAATGGATAACTGGGATGGATTAAGCAATAAAGAATATCTTGCAAAGAAAAAAGAAGATGGGGATAAACTTATTTCAAAGTTAGAGAATTTATTTCCTAACCTAAGTCAAAATATCCTTCACAAAGAGATAGGAAGCCCAAGAACACATAAAAGATTCCTTTCAAGAAACAAAGGAAGTTATGGACCAATTCCAGCAATAAGATTGCCTGGACTTCTACCCATGCCATTTAACACTACAAAGATTAATGGGCTTTATTGTGTTGGAGATTCGTGCTTCCCCGGTCAAGGTTTAAATGCTGTGGCTTTCAGCGGATATGCCTGTGCTCACAAAATCGGCACAAAGCTTGGGATTAACAAATGGGAGCTTCCAGAATAA
- a CDS encoding response regulator transcription factor, with the protein MTLIPADQLATEQIQGSSSGSSPNQGATQSPSKVLVVEPHPTLRTVLVQRLRQDGQLAAAVGSAEEAVDLCRDQSPDLLVSAELLEKSSALRLAQQLGCSVIVLTARTGVEPVVGLLDDGADDVLRKPFGLEELAARCRTLLKRGRIGLQERVAVGPLEVHLLLRQVTLREKPVELSPREFALLCALLMPPGMVRSRHELLRMAWPPFSGGPRSVDTQVLTLRRKLEQAGLGDGGGITTVRQQGYRFSLDNLPS; encoded by the coding sequence GTGACATTAATACCTGCAGATCAGCTTGCTACTGAGCAAATCCAAGGATCCTCCTCAGGTTCTTCTCCTAATCAAGGAGCCACACAATCACCCTCCAAGGTGCTTGTTGTAGAACCACATCCAACTCTCAGAACTGTTTTGGTTCAGAGGCTCAGGCAAGATGGACAGCTGGCCGCAGCAGTGGGTTCTGCTGAGGAGGCAGTTGATCTTTGTCGAGACCAATCACCTGATTTATTAGTTAGTGCTGAGCTATTAGAAAAAAGCTCAGCGCTTCGACTTGCACAACAACTGGGATGTTCAGTGATTGTTCTGACTGCAAGAACAGGAGTTGAACCCGTTGTTGGACTTTTAGATGATGGAGCTGATGATGTTTTAAGGAAACCTTTTGGCTTAGAAGAATTAGCTGCTAGGTGTAGGACTTTACTTAAAAGGGGAAGAATTGGTTTACAGGAACGTGTCGCGGTTGGTCCTCTTGAAGTTCATCTCCTTCTCAGGCAGGTCACCTTGCGAGAGAAACCTGTAGAACTAAGTCCAAGGGAATTTGCTTTATTGTGCGCCTTGTTGATGCCACCTGGCATGGTAAGGAGCCGCCATGAGCTGCTTCGAATGGCCTGGCCACCATTTAGTGGCGGTCCTCGTTCAGTTGATACACAGGTTTTGACGCTTAGAAGAAAACTGGAACAAGCAGGGCTTGGTGATGGTGGAGGAATTACAACTGTTCGCCAGCAGGGTTATAGGTTTAGCCTTGATAACTTGCCTTCATGA